One region of Mycolicibacterium rhodesiae NBB3 genomic DNA includes:
- a CDS encoding emopamil-binding protein, with product MTNVVEREPDLAQPWAPHRKRIYLAVAVFTSVVFVGMTLGVAVDLIPPTFTSDVVANLLFGIPVILLPLVLFWDAPGENRTRLDKAAELTLFYLPYTAFSQIGYELMFLIGHPLGWWTPTTDPGLKWLWWQYGLADTRYASGNPWTFALEVVGVATGIIVIVMWTRLVRRSLSTESRIRALWIAFAGIAVLMSSTAVYFLSEVGAGFNDIGQGAFGLWFKFIGENIPFIVLPPLVLFAIHLQIDFLTRQAGPRVAAGQSPKAATASS from the coding sequence ATCTCGCAGTCGCGGTGTTCACCAGCGTGGTCTTCGTGGGAATGACGCTCGGAGTCGCCGTCGACCTAATCCCACCGACGTTCACGTCCGATGTCGTCGCCAACCTGCTCTTCGGGATTCCGGTGATCCTGCTGCCCCTGGTCCTTTTCTGGGATGCGCCCGGAGAGAATCGAACTCGGCTCGACAAAGCGGCAGAACTCACCTTGTTCTACCTGCCGTACACCGCGTTCAGCCAGATCGGCTACGAGCTGATGTTCCTCATCGGCCACCCGCTCGGTTGGTGGACGCCCACGACTGATCCGGGGCTGAAGTGGCTGTGGTGGCAGTACGGCCTGGCGGATACCCGCTACGCCAGCGGAAACCCGTGGACCTTCGCCCTCGAGGTGGTCGGGGTCGCCACCGGGATCATCGTCATCGTGATGTGGACGCGCCTTGTCCGGCGCAGTCTTTCGACCGAGTCGCGGATTCGCGCGCTGTGGATCGCATTCGCCGGCATCGCGGTGCTGATGAGCAGCACCGCCGTCTACTTCCTGTCCGAGGTAGGCGCCGGGTTCAACGACATCGGCCAGGGCGCGTTCGGGCTCTGGTTCAAGTTCATCGGTGAGAACATTCCGTTCATCGTGCTGCCGCCACTCGTGCTGTTCGCGATTCATCTCCAGATCGACTTCCTGACCCGCCAGGCCGGGCCCAGGGTTGCCGCCGGTCAGTCGCCCAAGGCCGCGACGGCCAGTTCGTAG